The following are from one region of the Mycolicibacterium helvum genome:
- a CDS encoding SulP family inorganic anion transporter — MIARAAGQLSRLLPRFSDYAELPRTWRRDIIAGVTVGVVALPLALAFGISSGVGAAAGLITAVVAGLVAAVFGGSHVQVSGPTGAMAVVLAPIVAQHGIGSIALVTGLAGLIVLGAGVIGLGRAVTFIPWPVIEGFTLGIAVIIFLQQVPAAFGVTAPAGQRTLPAAWAVVSHANWPSAWLTVAVVGFITVLMVGLPRLHRGIPESLTAVVAATVIVVAFHLPVDTIGNLPSHLPAPVMPHADPAALRTLIGAAVAIAALAAIESLLSARVAATMSPTGPYDPDRELVGQGLASMASGLFGGMPATGAIARTAVNVRSGARTRLSAIVHSLLLLAVVYLATGPVGAIPLSALAGVLMVTSFRMISASTVRRIVRSTRSDALTFVLTAVVTVCFDLIEAVEIGVVVAAFFALRTVARRSSVVREDLPGPYLPGDERIALLRLDGAMFFGAAERLSNSITDYPDVSVVVIRMSQLGMLDATGAHTLAEIAEDLESRGITVIIKGVQPEHMALLANMGILDVLRHENHLIDSLDDAIAHARSHANPAVYP; from the coding sequence GTGATCGCGAGGGCGGCCGGCCAGCTGTCGCGGTTACTGCCGCGGTTCAGCGACTACGCCGAGCTGCCGCGCACATGGCGACGCGACATCATCGCCGGAGTGACGGTCGGTGTGGTGGCCCTGCCGCTTGCCCTGGCGTTCGGGATCAGCTCCGGGGTTGGGGCGGCAGCCGGGCTGATCACCGCCGTGGTCGCCGGACTGGTCGCTGCGGTGTTCGGCGGTTCGCATGTCCAGGTCTCGGGGCCAACTGGCGCGATGGCGGTGGTGCTGGCTCCGATCGTCGCCCAACACGGTATCGGCAGTATCGCGCTCGTCACGGGATTGGCTGGGCTGATCGTGCTGGGCGCCGGCGTCATTGGCCTCGGTCGCGCGGTTACGTTCATTCCATGGCCCGTGATCGAGGGCTTCACGCTCGGGATCGCTGTCATCATCTTCCTGCAGCAGGTGCCGGCCGCGTTCGGCGTCACCGCGCCGGCTGGGCAACGCACCCTGCCCGCCGCCTGGGCCGTCGTCTCACACGCGAACTGGCCGTCCGCTTGGCTGACTGTGGCGGTCGTGGGCTTCATCACCGTGCTGATGGTGGGCCTGCCGCGGCTGCATCGCGGGATTCCCGAATCGTTGACCGCCGTGGTCGCGGCCACGGTGATCGTGGTCGCCTTCCACCTTCCGGTTGACACGATTGGGAACTTGCCGTCGCATCTGCCGGCGCCCGTCATGCCGCACGCTGATCCCGCCGCGCTGCGCACACTGATCGGCGCCGCGGTGGCCATCGCCGCGCTGGCTGCGATCGAGTCGCTGCTGTCGGCGCGGGTAGCGGCCACCATGTCACCTACTGGTCCTTACGATCCTGACCGCGAACTCGTCGGTCAGGGGCTGGCGTCGATGGCGTCAGGACTCTTCGGCGGTATGCCTGCCACCGGTGCGATCGCCCGCACCGCGGTCAATGTGCGCTCCGGGGCCCGCACCCGACTCTCGGCCATCGTGCACTCATTGCTATTGCTTGCGGTGGTGTATCTGGCCACCGGGCCGGTCGGAGCAATTCCGTTGTCAGCCTTGGCCGGGGTACTGATGGTCACGTCGTTCCGGATGATCTCGGCGAGCACCGTCCGCAGGATCGTCCGGTCGACCCGCTCGGACGCGTTGACCTTCGTGCTGACTGCCGTCGTCACCGTGTGCTTCGACCTGATCGAGGCGGTGGAGATCGGCGTCGTCGTCGCGGCGTTCTTCGCGCTGCGCACGGTGGCGCGCCGCAGCAGCGTGGTGCGCGAGGATCTGCCCGGCCCATACCTTCCCGGTGACGAGCGGATCGCGTTGTTGCGGTTGGACGGTGCGATGTTCTTCGGTGCGGCCGAGAGGCTCTCGAACTCGATCACCGACTACCCGGACGTTTCGGTCGTCGTCATTCGCATGTCGCAGTTGGGAATGCTGGATGCCACCGGTGCCCACACACTCGCCGAGATTGCCGAGGACCTCGAGTCGCGCGGCATCACCGTCATCATCAAGGGTGTCCAGCCCGAGCACATGGCCCTGCTGGCCAACATGGGCATCCTCGACGTCCTGCGCCACGAAAACCACCTGATCGATTCGCTCGATGACGCGATCGCGCATGCGCGCTCCCACGCCAACCCGGCGGTTTACCCCTAG
- a CDS encoding MinD/ParA family ATP-binding protein — MTDRDDHLRDRYRQGRPAEHSAGPPTERIPRIVIPPSPPPAAQRPYPAPRAPLPPRPVKPKPTHGWRRGVYAATFGLLNPGPSRQEQRQAAMEAMVAAPLRGHYKIGVLGKGGVGKTTVAASVGCVLAELRRGDRVVAVDADTAFGRLGSRIDPRAGGSYWELAKNKNLQSFAEVLTRMGSNSSGLFVLAGENGSRRGILDAAIYREATMRLDRHFTISIVDCGSTMDAPVTQEAMRDVDALIVVSSPWPDGASAAAQTMEWLAAHGKTGLMQRSVIVLNDSDGHSDKRTRGLLADQFRSRRQAVVEVPFDPGLRPGGVINNSSEMSGPTRRAFVEVAAVISQFFATMPHRGPQPR; from the coding sequence ATGACCGACCGCGATGACCACCTGCGCGACCGCTACCGGCAAGGCCGGCCAGCGGAGCACTCCGCTGGGCCGCCGACCGAGCGGATCCCGCGCATCGTGATCCCGCCGTCGCCGCCCCCGGCTGCCCAACGGCCCTATCCGGCGCCGCGGGCTCCCCTGCCACCCCGGCCGGTCAAGCCCAAACCGACCCACGGCTGGCGGCGCGGTGTCTATGCAGCGACGTTCGGGCTGCTGAATCCCGGCCCGTCGCGTCAGGAGCAGCGCCAGGCGGCGATGGAGGCCATGGTGGCCGCCCCGCTGCGCGGCCACTACAAGATCGGAGTGCTCGGCAAGGGCGGTGTCGGCAAGACGACCGTGGCCGCCAGCGTCGGGTGCGTCCTGGCCGAGCTGCGGCGCGGCGATCGGGTGGTGGCTGTCGACGCCGACACGGCGTTCGGCCGGCTGGGCAGCCGGATCGACCCCCGGGCCGGCGGTTCCTACTGGGAGCTGGCCAAGAACAAGAACCTGCAGTCCTTCGCCGAAGTGCTCACCCGGATGGGCAGCAACTCGTCGGGGTTGTTCGTGCTGGCCGGGGAGAACGGCAGCCGTCGCGGGATTCTGGACGCGGCGATCTACCGCGAGGCCACGATGCGCCTGGATCGGCATTTCACGATCTCGATCGTCGATTGCGGTTCGACGATGGACGCTCCGGTCACCCAGGAGGCGATGCGTGACGTGGACGCGCTGATCGTGGTGTCCTCACCGTGGCCAGACGGTGCGTCGGCGGCCGCGCAGACGATGGAATGGCTTGCCGCCCATGGCAAGACCGGGCTGATGCAGCGCTCGGTGATCGTACTCAACGATTCCGACGGCCATTCCGACAAGCGCACCCGCGGGTTGCTGGCCGACCAGTTCCGATCCCGACGGCAGGCAGTGGTGGAAGTGCCGTTCGATCCGGGCTTACGTCCCGGCGGCGTGATCAACAACAGCAGCGAGATGTCGGGACCGACCCGGCGGGCCTTTGTCGAAGTGGCGGCGGTCATTTCGCAATTCTTCGCGACGATGCCCCACCGTGGACCCCAACCCCGCTAG
- the gltB gene encoding glutamate synthase large subunit, which translates to MPSSVGLYNPAYEHDSCGVAMVADMHGRRSRDIVDKAITALLNMEHRGAQGAEPNTGDGAGILLQVPDAFLRAVVDFELPEEGSYATGIAFLPQSSRDAATACESVGKIIEAEGLTLLGWRDVPTDDSSLGALARDAMPTFRQVFIGGASGMDLERRAYVVRKRAEHELGTKGPGQDGPGRETVYFPSLSGQTFVYKGMLTTPQLKAFYLDLQDDRLESALGIVHSRFSTNTFPSWPLAHPFRRVAHNGEINTVTGNENWMRAREALINSDVFGSTQDLDKIFPICTPGASDTARFDEVLELLHLGGRSIAHAMLMMIPEAWERHESMDPARRAFYAYHSSLMEPWDGPAAVCFTDGTVIGAVLDRNGLRPSRVWVTKDGLVVLASEAGVLNLDPSTVVRKMRLQPGRMFLVDTAQGRIVSDEEIKAELAAAEPYQEWLDAGQFHLDDLPPGDYVRMPHHRVVLRQQTFGFTYEELNLLVAPMARTGAEALGSMGTDTPVAVLSARPRMLFDYFQQLFAQVTNPPLDAIREEVVTSLKGTVGPEGDLLNPNADSCRQIILPNPILRNADLSKLMCVDPDHEIRGHKHGLRAAVIRCLYPVARGGQGLKEALDDVRAKVSQAIRNGARIIVLSDRESNESLAPIPSLLSVSAVHHHLVRDRTRTHVGLVVEAGDAREVHHMAALVGFGAAAINPYMAFESIEDMCDRGVIADISSDQAKANYVKAAGKGVLKVMSKMGISTLASYTGAQLFQAIGISQQVLDDYFTGLSCPVGGIDLEDIAADVATRHALAYLDRPDERAHRELEVGGEYQWRREGEYHLFNPDTVFKLQHATRTGQYSIFKEYTKLVDDQSERLASLRGLLKFRDNFRPPVPLEEVESAAEIVKRFSTGAMSYGSISAEAHETLAIAMNRLGARSNSGEGGEATSRFEHDPNGDWRRSAIKQVASGRFGVTSHYLTNCTDIQIKMAQGAKPGEGGQLPGKKVYPWVAEVRHSTPGVGLISPPPHHDIYSIEDLAQLIHDLKNANPQARVHVKLVSENGVGTVAAGVSKAHADVVLISGHDGGTGATPLTSQKHAGAPWELGLAETQQTLLLNGLRDRIVVQVDGQLKTGRDVVIAALLGGEEFGFATAPLVVAGCIMMRVCHLDTCPVGVATQNPLLRERFNGKPEFVENFFLFIAEEVRELMAQLGFRTVNEMVGQVGALDTAQAAKHWKAHKLDLSPVLHEPDSAFMNQDLYCSSRQDHGLDKALDQQLIVQCNEALETGLPVRFSTAIANVNRTVGTMLGHELTKAHGGQGLPDGTIDITFDGSAGNSFGAFVPKGITLRVYGDANDYVGKGLSGGRIVVRPSEAAPSDFVAEDNIIAGNVILFGATSGQAFLRGQVGERFAVRNSGAHAVVEGVGDHGCEYMTGGKVAILGPTGRNFAAGMSGGIAYVYDQHGHLGDNLNAEMVDLERLDADDVEWLKGMLVAHVDATDSAVGQRILSDWESQLKHFVKVMPRDYRSVLTAIAEAERNGEDVDSAIMAAANG; encoded by the coding sequence ATGCCCAGCAGTGTCGGGCTGTACAACCCCGCTTATGAACACGATTCGTGTGGCGTTGCCATGGTGGCGGACATGCACGGCCGTCGCAGCCGCGACATCGTGGACAAGGCCATCACGGCATTGCTGAACATGGAGCACCGCGGTGCTCAGGGCGCAGAGCCGAACACCGGCGACGGCGCGGGCATCCTGCTGCAGGTTCCCGACGCCTTCCTTCGCGCCGTCGTCGACTTCGAGTTGCCCGAGGAGGGCAGCTATGCCACCGGGATCGCCTTCCTGCCGCAGTCGTCGCGCGATGCCGCGACGGCGTGCGAGTCCGTCGGCAAGATCATCGAGGCCGAAGGCCTGACGCTGCTCGGCTGGCGGGACGTGCCGACCGACGATTCGTCCCTCGGTGCGCTGGCCCGCGATGCGATGCCGACGTTCCGGCAGGTGTTCATCGGGGGTGCCTCCGGGATGGACCTGGAGCGACGCGCCTACGTGGTGCGCAAGCGCGCTGAGCACGAACTGGGCACCAAAGGTCCGGGTCAGGACGGTCCCGGACGCGAAACCGTTTACTTCCCAAGCCTTTCCGGTCAGACATTTGTCTATAAGGGCATGCTGACCACCCCGCAGCTCAAGGCCTTCTACCTCGACCTGCAGGACGATCGGCTGGAAAGTGCGCTGGGCATCGTGCACTCGCGGTTTTCCACCAACACCTTCCCGTCGTGGCCGCTGGCCCACCCGTTCCGCCGGGTCGCCCACAACGGCGAGATCAACACCGTCACCGGTAACGAGAACTGGATGCGGGCCCGCGAGGCGCTCATCAACAGCGACGTGTTCGGCTCGACGCAGGACCTCGACAAGATCTTCCCGATCTGCACGCCAGGCGCATCGGACACGGCGCGTTTCGACGAGGTTCTCGAACTGCTCCACCTTGGTGGGCGCAGCATCGCCCACGCGATGCTGATGATGATCCCTGAGGCGTGGGAGCGCCACGAGTCGATGGATCCGGCGCGTCGCGCCTTCTACGCCTACCACTCGTCGCTCATGGAGCCCTGGGACGGCCCCGCCGCGGTGTGCTTCACCGATGGCACCGTGATCGGCGCCGTCCTCGACCGCAACGGTCTGCGCCCGTCCCGGGTCTGGGTCACCAAGGACGGCCTCGTCGTCCTCGCGTCCGAGGCCGGCGTGCTGAACCTCGACCCGTCGACCGTGGTGCGCAAGATGCGCCTGCAGCCCGGCCGCATGTTCTTGGTGGACACCGCGCAGGGCCGCATCGTCTCCGACGAGGAGATCAAGGCCGAACTCGCCGCGGCCGAGCCGTACCAGGAGTGGCTCGACGCGGGGCAGTTCCACCTCGACGACCTGCCGCCTGGTGACTACGTCCGCATGCCGCACCATCGCGTGGTGCTGCGGCAGCAGACCTTCGGTTTCACCTACGAGGAGCTCAACCTACTGGTCGCGCCCATGGCGCGCACCGGAGCGGAGGCACTCGGCTCGATGGGGACCGACACCCCGGTTGCGGTGCTGTCGGCGCGTCCGCGGATGCTGTTCGACTACTTCCAGCAGTTGTTCGCCCAGGTGACCAACCCGCCGCTGGACGCCATCCGCGAGGAGGTCGTCACCAGCTTGAAGGGGACTGTCGGCCCAGAGGGTGACCTGCTCAATCCCAACGCGGACTCGTGTCGCCAGATCATTCTGCCGAACCCGATTCTGCGCAATGCCGACCTGTCGAAGCTGATGTGCGTCGACCCCGACCACGAGATCCGCGGTCACAAGCACGGCTTGCGCGCCGCCGTCATCCGCTGCCTGTACCCGGTTGCGCGCGGGGGCCAGGGGCTCAAGGAGGCGCTCGACGACGTCCGCGCCAAGGTCTCGCAGGCCATCCGCAACGGCGCGCGCATCATCGTGCTGTCCGACCGCGAGTCCAACGAGTCGCTAGCTCCGATCCCGTCGCTGCTGAGCGTGTCTGCGGTGCACCACCACCTGGTGCGCGACCGCACCCGTACTCACGTCGGCCTCGTCGTCGAGGCCGGCGACGCCCGCGAGGTGCACCATATGGCTGCCCTGGTCGGCTTCGGCGCCGCCGCCATCAATCCGTACATGGCGTTCGAGTCCATCGAGGACATGTGCGACCGCGGCGTGATCGCCGATATCAGCAGCGATCAGGCCAAGGCCAACTACGTCAAGGCCGCAGGCAAGGGTGTGCTGAAGGTGATGTCCAAGATGGGCATCTCGACGCTGGCGTCCTACACGGGCGCCCAGTTGTTCCAGGCGATCGGCATCAGCCAGCAGGTGCTCGACGACTACTTCACCGGGCTGTCCTGTCCGGTCGGCGGCATCGATCTCGAAGACATCGCCGCTGATGTCGCCACCCGTCATGCTCTGGCCTACCTGGATCGCCCCGACGAGCGCGCGCACCGCGAGCTTGAGGTCGGTGGCGAATACCAGTGGCGCCGCGAAGGCGAATACCACCTGTTCAACCCGGACACGGTGTTCAAGCTGCAGCACGCCACCCGCACCGGCCAGTATTCGATCTTCAAGGAGTACACCAAGCTGGTCGACGACCAGAGCGAGCGGCTCGCCTCGCTGCGCGGTCTGCTCAAGTTCCGCGACAATTTCCGGCCTCCCGTGCCGCTGGAAGAGGTCGAGTCCGCCGCCGAGATTGTGAAGCGATTCTCCACCGGCGCAATGAGTTACGGCTCGATCTCGGCCGAAGCCCACGAGACGCTGGCCATCGCGATGAACCGCCTTGGCGCGCGGTCGAACTCGGGTGAGGGTGGCGAGGCTACCAGCCGCTTCGAGCACGACCCCAACGGTGACTGGCGCCGCAGCGCGATCAAGCAAGTGGCCTCCGGCCGCTTCGGAGTCACCAGCCACTACCTGACCAACTGCACCGACATCCAGATCAAGATGGCGCAAGGTGCGAAACCCGGTGAGGGCGGCCAGCTTCCTGGGAAGAAGGTGTACCCGTGGGTGGCGGAGGTGCGACATTCGACACCCGGTGTCGGCCTGATCTCGCCGCCGCCGCACCACGACATCTATTCGATCGAGGATCTGGCTCAGCTGATCCACGACCTGAAGAACGCCAACCCGCAGGCGCGCGTGCACGTGAAGCTGGTGAGCGAGAACGGCGTCGGCACCGTCGCCGCCGGTGTGTCGAAGGCGCACGCCGACGTCGTGCTGATCTCCGGTCACGACGGCGGCACTGGAGCCACGCCGCTCACCTCGCAGAAGCACGCGGGCGCACCGTGGGAGCTCGGCCTGGCAGAGACTCAACAGACGTTGTTGCTCAACGGACTTCGTGACCGCATCGTCGTGCAGGTCGACGGCCAGCTCAAGACCGGCCGCGATGTCGTCATCGCCGCGCTGCTCGGCGGAGAGGAGTTCGGCTTCGCCACCGCCCCGCTGGTGGTGGCGGGCTGCATCATGATGCGGGTGTGTCACCTCGACACGTGCCCTGTCGGCGTCGCCACTCAGAATCCGCTGCTGCGCGAGCGCTTCAACGGCAAGCCCGAGTTCGTCGAGAACTTCTTCCTGTTCATCGCGGAAGAGGTGCGGGAGCTGATGGCGCAGTTGGGCTTCCGCACGGTCAACGAGATGGTCGGTCAGGTCGGCGCGCTCGACACCGCGCAGGCCGCGAAGCACTGGAAGGCCCACAAGCTGGACCTGTCCCCGGTACTGCACGAGCCCGACTCGGCGTTCATGAACCAGGACCTGTACTGCAGCTCGCGCCAGGACCATGGTCTGGACAAGGCACTCGACCAGCAGCTGATCGTGCAGTGCAATGAGGCCTTGGAAACCGGGCTTCCGGTCCGCTTTTCCACCGCGATCGCCAACGTCAACCGCACCGTCGGCACCATGCTGGGTCACGAGCTCACCAAGGCGCATGGGGGACAAGGGCTTCCGGACGGCACCATTGACATCACGTTCGACGGGTCGGCAGGTAACAGCTTTGGCGCCTTCGTCCCCAAGGGCATCACACTGCGCGTGTACGGAGATGCCAACGACTACGTCGGCAAAGGACTGTCCGGCGGGCGCATCGTGGTGCGGCCGTCCGAGGCCGCCCCGAGTGACTTCGTCGCCGAGGACAACATCATCGCGGGCAACGTGATCCTGTTCGGCGCGACCAGCGGGCAGGCGTTCCTGCGCGGTCAGGTCGGCGAGCGGTTCGCGGTGCGCAACTCGGGCGCCCACGCGGTGGTCGAGGGCGTCGGCGACCACGGCTGCGAGTACATGACCGGCGGCAAGGTGGCGATCCTCGGACCCACTGGCCGCAACTTCGCCGCGGGGATGTCCGGTGGCATCGCCTACGTCTACGACCAGCATGGTCATCTCGGCGACAATCTCAACGCCGAGATGGTGGATCTGGAACGACTGGACGCCGATGACGTCGAGTGGCTGAAGGGCATGCTCGTCGCCCACGTCGACGCCACCGATTCAGCTGTGGGACAACGTATTTTGTCGGATTGGGAGTCTCAACTGAAGCACTTCGTGAAGGTGATGCCACGCGACTACCGGTCGGTTCTGACCGCCATTGCCGAGGCCGAGCGTAACGGCGAGGACGTCGACAGCGCGATCATGGCGGCGGCCAATGGCTGA
- a CDS encoding ArsR/SmtB family transcription factor codes for MATSVPGGTERPLYEIKANLFKALAHPARIRVLEILSANSGPTPVSEILVATEIEPTLLSQHLAVLKRHHVVSAERVGNAVYYELAHPSIRELLVTARSFLADTLRARHQQLEAFDALPPVGNPQ; via the coding sequence GTGGCCACCAGCGTTCCCGGCGGCACCGAACGGCCGCTCTACGAAATCAAGGCAAACCTCTTCAAGGCACTCGCCCACCCTGCCCGAATCCGCGTCCTCGAGATTCTCTCGGCCAATTCCGGGCCCACCCCGGTCAGCGAGATCCTGGTCGCCACCGAGATCGAGCCCACGCTGCTCTCGCAGCACCTGGCCGTCCTCAAACGCCACCACGTCGTTTCGGCTGAACGTGTTGGCAATGCGGTCTATTACGAGCTCGCGCATCCCTCGATCCGGGAGTTACTCGTCACCGCGCGCAGCTTTCTGGCCGACACCCTGCGGGCGCGGCACCAACAGCTCGAGGCATTCGACGCACTGCCGCCGGTCGGGAATCCGCAGTGA
- a CDS encoding LLM class F420-dependent oxidoreductase, which produces MQFAFKTSPQNTTWADMLAVWQAADDIDVYHSGWTFDHFYPIFSDSAGPCLEGWSTLTALAQATTRLRLGTLVTGIHYRHPAVLANMAAAVDIISGGRLELGIGAGWNEEESGAYGIELGSIKERFDRFEEGCQVLIGLLSQDTTDFNGTYYQLEAARNEPKGPQRPHPPICIGGSGEKRTLRITAKYAQHWNFVGGTPEEFARKRDVLASHCADIGRDPAEIMLSAHVRLSDDRDYAKVVDEAAALAAEGLDLAIVYLPTPHDPAVLEPLAEAIRDSGL; this is translated from the coding sequence GTGCAATTCGCCTTCAAAACCTCCCCGCAAAACACCACGTGGGCCGACATGCTCGCGGTCTGGCAGGCCGCCGACGACATCGACGTGTATCACTCCGGCTGGACATTCGACCACTTCTATCCGATCTTCTCCGACTCCGCGGGTCCGTGCCTGGAGGGCTGGTCAACGCTCACCGCGCTGGCGCAGGCGACCACCCGGCTGCGGCTGGGCACCCTGGTCACCGGCATCCACTACCGGCACCCTGCGGTGCTGGCCAACATGGCGGCCGCGGTCGACATCATTTCCGGCGGGCGCCTGGAACTTGGCATCGGCGCAGGCTGGAACGAGGAGGAGTCGGGCGCCTACGGCATCGAACTGGGCAGCATCAAGGAGCGTTTCGACCGCTTCGAAGAGGGCTGCCAGGTGCTGATCGGCCTGCTCAGCCAAGACACCACCGACTTTAACGGCACGTACTACCAGCTCGAGGCGGCCCGCAACGAGCCCAAGGGACCGCAGCGGCCGCACCCGCCGATCTGCATCGGCGGTAGCGGAGAGAAGCGCACGCTACGCATCACCGCGAAGTACGCCCAGCATTGGAACTTTGTCGGTGGGACACCCGAGGAGTTCGCCCGCAAACGCGACGTGCTGGCTTCCCACTGCGCCGACATCGGCCGGGATCCAGCAGAGATCATGCTGTCGGCTCACGTTCGGCTCAGCGATGACCGCGACTACGCGAAGGTGGTTGACGAGGCCGCCGCGCTGGCTGCCGAGGGGCTCGATCTGGCGATCGTCTACCTGCCGACGCCGCACGATCCAGCAGTGCTGGAGCCGCTCGCGGAGGCGATCCGCGATTCGGGGCTCTAG
- a CDS encoding glutamate synthase subunit beta, with amino-acid sequence MADPRGFLKYTKRETPVRRPVDLRLKDWKEVYEADFSHETLEAQASRCMDCGIPFCHNGCPLGNLIPEWNDLVYRDRWRDAIERLHATNNFPEFTGRLCPAPCEASCVLGINQDPVTIKQVEVEIIDNAFAEGWVVPMMPDKMTGKKVAVVGSGPAGLAAAQQLTRAGHQVTVFERADRIGGLLRYGIPEFKMEKRHIDRRLEQMEAEGTQFRTGVNVGVDLTVAQLRLNYDAVVLSGGATDWRDLPVPGREFDGIHQAMEYLPWANKVQQGDPVVDEDGEPPITAKGKKVVIIGGGDTGADCLGTAHRQGAASVHQFEIMPRPPETRADSTPWPTYPLMFRVASAHEEGGERVFAVNTEKFLGDEGKVTGLRAHEVEMKGGKFEKVEDTDFELDADLVLLAMGFVGPERPGLLTDLGVELNERGNVTRDKNFATSVPGIFVAGDMGRGQSLIVWAIAEGRAAAAGVDRYLMGHSALPAPIKPTAAPQR; translated from the coding sequence ATGGCTGATCCACGCGGTTTCCTCAAGTACACCAAGCGTGAGACGCCGGTACGCCGGCCGGTCGATCTGCGGCTGAAGGATTGGAAAGAGGTCTACGAAGCGGACTTCTCCCACGAGACCCTGGAGGCCCAGGCTTCCCGGTGCATGGACTGCGGAATCCCGTTCTGCCACAACGGTTGCCCGCTCGGGAATCTGATTCCCGAGTGGAACGACCTGGTCTATCGGGACCGTTGGCGCGACGCGATCGAGCGGCTGCACGCCACCAACAACTTCCCGGAGTTCACTGGCAGGCTGTGCCCGGCGCCGTGCGAGGCGTCCTGCGTGCTGGGCATCAACCAGGATCCGGTGACCATCAAGCAGGTCGAGGTCGAGATCATCGACAATGCCTTCGCCGAGGGCTGGGTCGTGCCGATGATGCCGGACAAGATGACCGGCAAGAAGGTCGCGGTCGTCGGGTCGGGTCCCGCGGGGTTGGCCGCCGCGCAGCAGCTGACCAGGGCGGGGCACCAGGTGACGGTGTTCGAGCGCGCCGACCGCATCGGTGGCCTACTGCGCTACGGAATCCCCGAGTTCAAGATGGAGAAGCGCCACATCGACCGGCGGCTGGAGCAGATGGAGGCCGAGGGCACGCAGTTCCGCACCGGGGTCAACGTCGGCGTCGACCTCACGGTTGCGCAGCTGCGGCTGAACTACGACGCCGTGGTGCTCAGCGGTGGCGCGACCGATTGGCGCGACCTGCCGGTTCCCGGGCGCGAGTTCGACGGCATCCACCAGGCCATGGAGTACCTGCCGTGGGCTAACAAGGTTCAGCAGGGTGACCCGGTGGTCGACGAAGACGGTGAGCCGCCGATCACTGCCAAGGGCAAGAAGGTCGTCATCATCGGTGGCGGCGACACCGGCGCGGACTGCCTGGGCACCGCGCACCGGCAGGGTGCCGCCAGCGTCCATCAGTTCGAGATCATGCCGCGGCCGCCGGAGACCCGGGCTGACTCGACGCCGTGGCCGACGTACCCGCTGATGTTCCGGGTGGCCTCGGCTCACGAAGAGGGTGGCGAGCGGGTGTTCGCGGTGAACACCGAGAAGTTCCTTGGCGACGAGGGCAAGGTCACCGGGCTGCGCGCGCACGAAGTGGAGATGAAGGGCGGCAAGTTCGAAAAGGTGGAGGACACCGACTTCGAACTCGATGCCGACCTGGTGCTGCTGGCGATGGGCTTCGTCGGGCCGGAACGGCCGGGGCTGCTCACCGACCTGGGTGTGGAACTCAACGAGCGCGGCAACGTCACCCGCGACAAAAACTTCGCCACCTCGGTGCCGGGCATCTTCGTCGCCGGTGACATGGGGCGCGGCCAGTCGTTGATCGTGTGGGCGATCGCCGAGGGCCGGGCCGCAGCTGCGGGCGTAGACCGCTACTTGATGGGGCACTCCGCGTTGCCGGCGCCGATCAAGCCGACGGCCGCTCCGCAGCGCTGA
- a CDS encoding serine/threonine-protein kinase, whose amino-acid sequence MDPNPASVGGYVIQSVLGAGGTSAVYLARHGAGLVALKVFVSGQPSTSALVHPDIVPVLDRGQTDSGIPWITMPYVLGGDADTELRAGRMPPERAVQIITDVAEALDFAHAQGVVHGDVKPSNILLAEHDRALLADFAAPPFTENGVALVSAAYASPEMLRGKAVDGRTDIYSLGCSLFRLLTGKPPFFDAASKDEVVNCHLHDAAPQPTRFAPWLPAAMDDVVAKAMAKDPDQRFERARALATAAAAALR is encoded by the coding sequence GTGGACCCCAACCCCGCTAGCGTCGGCGGATACGTGATCCAGTCCGTCCTCGGAGCGGGCGGCACAAGCGCGGTGTACCTTGCCAGGCACGGGGCTGGTCTTGTCGCACTGAAGGTTTTCGTTTCCGGACAGCCCTCGACTTCAGCCCTTGTCCATCCCGATATCGTGCCGGTGCTTGACCGCGGCCAGACGGACTCCGGAATTCCCTGGATCACAATGCCCTACGTGCTCGGTGGCGACGCCGACACCGAGCTGCGGGCCGGGCGGATGCCGCCGGAGCGCGCGGTGCAGATCATCACCGACGTGGCCGAGGCGTTGGACTTCGCCCACGCCCAGGGCGTCGTGCACGGTGACGTCAAGCCATCAAATATTCTTCTGGCAGAACATGATCGGGCGCTGTTGGCCGACTTCGCTGCGCCCCCATTCACCGAGAACGGGGTGGCGCTGGTGTCAGCGGCCTACGCGTCACCGGAGATGTTGCGGGGCAAAGCGGTGGACGGACGCACCGACATATATTCGCTGGGCTGCTCACTGTTTCGGCTGCTGACAGGCAAGCCGCCGTTCTTCGACGCCGCGTCCAAGGACGAGGTGGTGAACTGCCACCTGCACGACGCCGCCCCACAGCCCACCCGCTTCGCGCCGTGGCTGCCGGCGGCGATGGACGACGTCGTCGCCAAGGCCATGGCGAAGGATCCGGATCAGCGCTTTGAGCGTGCGCGAGCGTTGGCCACCGCGGCCGCCGCCGCATTGAGATGA